Within the Sebastes umbrosus isolate fSebUmb1 chromosome 5, fSebUmb1.pri, whole genome shotgun sequence genome, the region ttagcataaaaaaggggagacttgtgggtacccatagaacccattttcattcacatatcttgaggtcagaggtcaaggggacccctttgaaaaggaccatgacagttttttcttaccaaaatttagcgaaggtttggagcattatttagcctcctttcgagacaagctagtatgacatggttggtaccaatggattcattaggttttctagtttcatatgataccagtatctccactagctacaacctaaaattcgCAAGTTGCGATAATGCCTTAAAACGAATTTGGGTAAACACGTTACtgtcgtgttaactttgacagccccagtttAAAGTTGAATATCTCTCAGCCAAACTCACCTTTTTCAGCCCCAGAGAAGATTGAGATGATCCCTTTGCGTTGTTTTCTCTCCTCGGGCACAGAAGGCAGCGGTTTAGAGCTGTGGTTGGCTGAGAGCGAGTCTTTGCTGGAGCCGGTGCTGAAGATGGTGCTGCTCATCCTGACCGGAGGGGCAGGGGGTTTATCCTCGGGGTCTCCGTTATCACACATCGCTACAGGTTGTTGTGAGCCTCACCAGGGCGAAGAGGGCAGGAGGCACGGGTGTGCTCATGCGCTACGGGAGGATGTGCAGAAAATGACAGCAGAAGAGAAAGGAAGTGGTACCTGGGAGAGAATCAGACATTCATTAGACACTAAACACACTATAATAAGGTTACTAATACAGCAGGATGTGGGGAGTGTTGGGGGTGTTATCAGTGAAGCTGATCTAGTAAGTAAGTGAGAAAACCACCATCATCTTGGGCCACAATAGTGTGAGGCAGAAACTCtacactagagctgcaactaatgattattttcattgtggatAAATCTATTAATTATATTCTGATTAATctgtaaaaagtcagaaaatggtgaataaagtcgatcagtgtttcccaaagcccaagatgactgATTATTAATACAAGATAAAACTCaactaataaaataacatatattattatggattaCACTgtgcagcagtatataaagcagGACTGGGCAATATAACCAAAGTCTTCTATCTTGATATAGGTCATTGCATATCACGatgtagcatgttttctggtaattcaataaagaaATATGTAGTCTATATGACATAACCACATGgcaaagcctatttttgtatactcttgTGTGAAGTATATACTTGAAAAGTATGAAGTATTTATAATtgaattaagaactttagtgcgaAATGAACATAAaggtttcaagtgaaattatagagggaaaaaaattaataaatatttccagctatacacttactatgtttacatgcatgtacacaaatacagagtaatcagattaagacAGCAGTTTGATTTAACTACACTGGGGTATTCCCATAAGCAGAATTCTGtgttcatcacgatacgataccgTTGaaagatgataatcatattgaattattttcAAACCCTAATATAAAGTATGTAGTTAAAATTAGCTGCACCTTtcccagctgcaacattaaagtcatGAACAcatatatgaatcaataattataatccagtgacATTAAACATTATTCAGAAATGGGCCATtgtgcataatgagtacttttacttttggttctttaagtatactttgatgataatacttaatacttttacttaagattttaaatgcaggacttttacgtgtagcagagtattttttacatggTTGTATTAGTATTTTACTTAAGAAAagcatctgaatacttcctccaccactggtaTTCAGACATTAATATTTGAATATTGCCAATATTTACAGTACAAATAAACAGTTCATAAGAGGGTGACTGAATTGAAGCATAGTAGTAGTTATGATTGTGCGAACAAACAAATCATTTGGCAATATTTGGCTAACAAATAATGAGGCTTAATGAGGGTACTGTTTGTCTGAGAAATGTTAAGATAGCATTTCTAACAAAGAAGTTTCTTTTTAGTGTCCTATGTGTCTTTATAGTGtcctatgtgtttttttagtgtCCTATGTGTCTTTTTAGTGTCTTTTTAGTGTACTATGTGTCTTTAAAGTGTCCTATACTGTCCTATGTGTGGCATCTGAAGGAGACTAACAGTGGAGCCCAATGAGGATAAAAGAATAATGCAAGTTCTCCCACTTATCAAGCTACAGAATTAAAAGCCACATAGGACACTAAAAAGACACATAGGACACTATAAAGACACATAGTCTTTATAGTGTCCTATGTGTGGCATCTGAAGGAGACTAACAGTGGAGCCCAATGAGGATAAAAGAATAATACAAGTTCTCCCACTTATCAAACTACAGAATTAAAAGCCACATAGGACACTAAAAAGACACATAGGACACTCTAAAGACTATGTGTCTTTTTAGTGTCCTTAGTGTCTTTATAGTGTCCTATGTGTCTTTTTAGTGTCCTATGTGTCTTTATAGTGTCTTTTTAGTGTCCTATGTGTCTTAGAGTGTCCTATGTGTTTTTATAGTGTCTTTTTAGTGTCCTCTGTGTCTTTATCGTGTCCTATGTGTCTTTATAGTGTCTTTTTAATGTCCTATGTGTCTTTATAGTGTCTCTTTAGTGTCCTATGTGTCTTTATAGTGTCTTTATCGTTTCCTGTGTCTTTATAGTGTCTTTTTAGTGTCCTATGTGTCTTTATAGTGTCTTTTTAGTGTCCTATGTGTCTTTATAGTGTCTCTTTAGTGTCCTATGTGTCTTTATCGTTTCCTGTGTCTTTTTAGTGTCCTATGTGTCTTTATAGTGTCTTTTTAGTGTCCTATGTGTCTTTATAGTGTCTTTTTAATGTCCTATGTGTCTTTATAGTGTCTCTTTAGTGTCCTATGTGTCTTTATAGTGTCTTTATCGTTTCCTGTGTCTTTATAGTGTCTTTTTAGTGTCCTATGTGTCTTTATAGTGTCTCTTTAGTGTCCTATGTGTCTTTATAGTGTCTTTATCGTTTCCTGTGTCTTTATAGTGTCTTTTTAGTGTCCTATGTGTCTTTATAGTGTCTTTTTAGTGTCCTATGTGTCTTTATCGTGTCCTATGTGTCTTTATAGTGTCTTTTTAGTGTCCTATGTGTCTTTATAGTGTCTTTTTTGTGTCCTATGTGTCTTTATCGTGTCTTTATCGTGTCTTTATAGTGTCTTTTTAGTGTCCTATGTGTCTTTATAGTGTCTTTTTTTGTGTCCTATGTGTCTTTATCGTGTCTTTATAGTGTCCTATGTGTCGCATCTGAGGGAGACTCAGATGAGGATAAAAGAATAATGCAAGTTCTCCAGCTTATTAAGCTACAGAAATAAAACGCTGACACCTCACAACTTCttgttaatataataaatataaacatatccACCATCAGCCCGTTATGTCCTCCATATAACGGTAAACATGTCCTTCAGATGAGCAACAACAGGGGCggctagcatgctaacgttagcttaactTAGCCAACAAGTGTGCTAGCTTAGAAGCTAAAGTTAGCATGATAGCAGCTATGCTAATACAGATCAACCGTTAGCTGTGAGCTAATGCTACCTAGCCTAGCAACCAAAGTTACCTCGACGGTTAGAAACCGTTAGTGGATCCGTTAAACGTCCTCCGGTCCTCCGGTCCTCCGGTACTAATAACTATTTACAAAGACACTTCTCTTCTATCTGTTCGGCCTTTCTGGGATAATATTCCGTTATGGTGGAGAGGAAACGGAACTACCGACAGACCGACCGACCAGCCCGGCAACGTTTCACATTAATGGTGTGAGGAGAGTTTGTCTCCAACCATCACAGCACCagttcagctgctctgctcacaCTGGGAGCTCTGCTCACACTGGGAGCTCTGCTCACACTGGGAGCTCTGGTCACACTGGGAGCTCTGCTCACACTGGGAGCTCTGGTCACACTGGGAGCTCTGGTCACACTGGGAGCTCTGGTCACACCTGATCGATCATTAGGATGGATGTACTGCATTGTTCCCTCTAGTAGTGGAAGCACTCAGATATTGTAGTAAAAGTAGTAAGCctaatgtagaaatactcttaCAAGTAAAACTCATGTattaaaaatctttttaaaaaaaagtaaaagtacaaaagtattaaaataaatctatctatatattatatcataatttatttgatgactatattttgttttattaatctgaatctgcaaagtaactaaggTATCAAATACATATagtggatagatagatagatagatagatagatagatagatagatagatagatagatagatagatagatagatagtaactttattgatcccgagggaaattcaagtttccagcatcacagttccacagtgcaaaacatattagtaaaaaagtctaaaaaaatatataccagatataaaaataacaggagatgaagaaactgttaaaaatgaataaagtgcagggtaacagctgagaTATGTGACTAATACAAATGTGAATATAATgcagaagaaactgttaaaaatgaatgaagtgcagggtaacagctgagatgcagaagaaactgttaaaaattaatatagtggagtaaaaagtataatatttccctctgagatgtaagagagtagaagtataaaataccagaaaatggaaatactcaaagtaCCAGTACCTCAGAATCGAGGTACTGGTACTTTTTACTGACTTAACTGAGCTGTACAACAATgtgtgcaataattcaactcTGCAacaccatcattaataaatactgcatttatactgtacattcaagaaatattcttattaatttcttattcataccattcatatttaacacacttaatagatcccacttctcagaaTTTTGTCTTTACTTataagcattttttatttacttatttgcactgtggtttattttttattattttaattattattaaaacgtCTGAATGcatatatttgtacatattttcatatttcttacattttaattttcttatttttaatttgtattattaatttacTTAATTAATTTTAGTAgttacttatttttctttacatacattttgttATATTGTAACATTATGTACACACTGTAGCATTATgcacataatttacatgttacatactcctttattactattttcttacatttctttatgtttaaataagagcaactgtaacgccccaGTTTCCTTTAATTTCCCTTTTAGATAGCTTAATGGTTGGAAAAAACATCTTATACCATACTGTCTGACCGTATCTTTAATATATACACATTTCATATCAGCTTGTTCCAGTTCTTCATTGAAGCTATATGATGTTTACACtgactgaaatatttaaaccctctgtgtttttttggcaAACATTCAAGATGTCTTGCAcctcattttatatatatactccCAAATGATTCAGCCTGACATATTCGGTATCTTTGGGAACGAGAATCCACAAGAATTTAATGTAAAGTTATATGTGCTTGAACAACGAGTGGCTGCACAACATACGTTTTTACTGACAGACTGAAAAGATTAAAGACGGTAGTCTAATTACTGTGATGTTTATGACCATGACCTCTGACACatccacaaagaaagaaagaaagtttgtTACTTCTATACATCTTTTTTACACCAATCATCTACATCTACACCAATCATCTCAGTATACATATTGTGCTCAATCTACACAATTTCCAATGCTCAACAAGTCTTTGCTTTTTATTATTCAGAGTTTAAATTATTGTTTGCAGTTGGGATAAAGGTGTTTGAATAAATAACGAAGTAGAAATTGCCAGAATATACACAAAACGTCCGtgtggcaaattaaaaagttatGTTGGAGTGCTGTCCTAGTCTTTCCTTTTTTATCATCTCCACATTAAGGATAAAGCACCCAGAATTCAAGGTCTAATCGTGAGTTGAGCAGGTTGTGTCTTAATTTAAATATAGAAGTGTCATCTTCCGGTATGATCTGGGCTATGATCCTACTTCTGTGCCAAGATCATAAGAGGAGGAAATCTTGCACAACAAGTAGAGGACAAACCAACATACAGATGTTTACTTACAGTAACTGGGGTCTTTTACAAGAAACTTTTTATTAACTGAATTATCTGGATTACTCCAGTAAAACCTGGAACCTCCTCAACTTTTAAACCTGgactgataaaataaaatagaccTTCTCTGTTTGTGTCACCTTAGAAAATAAGGTGACCCATCCTGACTTTGATCATAGTAATGCCATAGTAATGCTAGCTGTTTAATACAAGCTATGTTGTCACTGTTTAACTGATCCGATGTTTCCACATGTGTTTGGACAACGCCACACAGCAGAGCATTGTGACTAGAAGGGTTCCACCGCACACAGGTGCCACCAAAGACCCGTCACCAACTGGAAACTGGACGCCCACGGGGCCTCGATCCTACAGGATACGAGATATTTTTTGAGTGATAAAAGAAAATGAgcagaaaatacacatttagtaTTATAGAAAGTTGGACGTGAAGAGAAGATTTATAGAGAAGCACCTGCTGAAGCTGGAGTTTAACCCACGGACATGTGCTCGAATTGTCGTGAGTACACGGGGCGTCCACGATAGTATGAGGCTCTACGTTGTTAAGCTGCATACCTAGAAATAAGAAAGAAGTTTGGATTAAGACAAACACTTAATTTTCTGTCTCCGTCAGCGACATTTTTCATCCAGTGTTTCTGACAAAAGGGCATTTAGGCAAGTTATTGTTTTAACAATAAAAGTTATTGGTATATTCACTCAACTAAAAATCCCCAAATATACCtaacaatattaaaatatttattaatatagaacaaaaaaacatgactgTACAGCTTACTATTAAATGAAGTCCTTGGTATTAGATGGCAGTCTGAATGATTACACTTCACACCCTGATGAAGACTTGTTGGTGGTCATCCATGatataataaaggatttttaACTCACAATCAGAGTGCCTCGGATGTTTTCCAGACGGCCATCTAATACCAATGATTTCCTTTAATAATAAACTGGAcagtcattgtttttttaatatatttatttgactACTCGCCCTATTCTTGAAGagcacctgttttttttttacttcaacatTACCAACACTGAGTTTCTTTACCCAGTGCAGCATTACCTATTTTTTCCTAATATATTTCTATAGTTTCTGAGAAGAGAGGCATACATGATTAGAGGATAAACATGATCTGCTTACATTTTTCAGCCCGCAGCAGCAACTCTGGAGCTTCTATGTCGACAGATGTAAACATTTTGCCATCAAAAGAAGGTTCGTGGTAGCGTCCGTGTATGGGAAGTGTTACTTTTAGCAGTCTGGGAGTTGGTCCATCAGGGGTAAGATACACATAGCTGACAAATCCCGCAGTCTTGTGAGCAGGCACCTCCAGGTCAATGGCTGAATCTAGTAATATCTTACAGAGATGAATACACATTAATACATGAATGTGGTTTGTGATATTTATTTCCACAAATGTGCTGTTTCTCCACAGTTGCTTGATATAAATAAAAGTCTAACAAGTGTCAGTCTTACCTGCCAATCAATGTGATCACTCAAGGATGCAAGCTGGTACAGATCAACATAGATGCCTCTGGGCCATCTGTGAACCAGCAGAACTCGGACCCCACTGAGAACATCAGGGCTGAGCTCCACGGTGGTTACCACCTccctaaaacacagaaacaccagAAATCATTTAATCATTCCACTCACAAAGATGGTTATTGTTCCATGTTTGAAAATACACTACAAATACCTGTGGAAACCCTTCTTGGTGATCTCCACTGAAACCAGCGAGGATTCAAGCCCCTGCTTCAGAAGACCACAGTGGTTCTCATTCTTCTTCTCATCTACAAACAATATGCAGGTTGTATTCGTCAAGACCACAAGACTAAACAGAGCAGAGACtttatcagaatcaggtttatttaagtatatacatacaaggaatttgactctggtttttatgcagctctctcaatgtacttacacagaatataaataacagcataaagaatacaataataaaataaaaacacatacatacaaatcgtgcaatgaaataaatactggaacttctttttttaatgcataaGAAGAGAAAAGACTGTTTTCTGCTGCATTACAGTAGAGAAATCCTCTCCCCTGTCT harbors:
- the pigx gene encoding phosphatidylinositol-glycan biosynthesis class X protein, whose protein sequence is MYFVLFSALACLSTCHCWIEEDEKKNENHCGLLKQGLESSLVSVEITKKGFHREVVTTVELSPDVLSGVRVLLVHRWPRGIYVDLYQLASLSDHIDWQILLDSAIDLEVPAHKTAGFVSYVYLTPDGPTPRLLKVTLPIHGRYHEPSFDGKMFTSVDIEAPELLLRAEKCMQLNNVEPHTIVDAPCTHDNSSTCPWVKLQLQQDRGPVGVQFPVGDGSLVAPVCGGTLLVTMLCCVALSKHMWKHRIS